In the genome of Neofelis nebulosa isolate mNeoNeb1 chromosome 8, mNeoNeb1.pri, whole genome shotgun sequence, one region contains:
- the SNRPF gene encoding small nuclear ribonucleoprotein F, with the protein MSLPLNPKPFLNGLTGKPVMVKLKWGMEYKGYLVSVDGYMNMQLANTEEYIDGALSGHLGEVLIRCNNVLYIRGVEEEEEDGEMRE; encoded by the exons ATG AGTTTGCCCCTCAATCCCAAACCTTTCCTGAATGGATTAACAGGAAAGCCAGTAATGGTGAAACTTAAGTGGGGAATGGAGTACAAAGGCTACCTGGTATCTGTAGATGGCTATATGAACATGCAG cttGCAAACACAGAAGAATACATAGATGGAGCATTGTCTGGACATTTGGGTGAAGTTTTAATAAG GTGTAATAATGTCCTTTATATCAGGGGtgttgaagaagaggaagaagatggggAAATGAGAGAATAG